A stretch of DNA from Candidatus Pantoea bituminis:
GGTTGGTAACACGACCAGTCAGCTTGGTGCCTTCTGGATAGCGCTTAGCGATAGCAACCCATGGATCTTCGCCCAGCTGTTTCAGGCCCAGAGACACACGAGTACGCTCGCGGTCGAACTTCAGCACTTTAACAGTGATTTCGTCGCCCACGTTCACGATTTCGCTTGGATGCTTAACGCGTTTCCACGCCATATCAGTGATATGCAGCAGGCCGTCAACGCCACCCAGATCAACGAATGCACCGTAGTCAGTAAGGTTCTTAACGATACCTTTAACTTCCATGCCTTCCTGCAGGTTTTCCAGCAGCTGATCGCGCTCAGCACTGTTCTCAGATTCGATAACAGCACGACGTGAAACCACGACGTTGTTACGCTTCTGATCAAGCTTGATTACTTTGAATTCAAGCTCTTTGCCTTCCAGGTGCAGAGTGTCGCGAACTGGACGTACGTCAACCAGTGAACCTGGCAGGAACGCACGAATACCGTTCAGCTCAACAGTGAAGCCGCCCTTGACTTTGCCGTTGATAACACCGGTAACAGTTTCTGCTTCTTCGTAAGCTTTTTCCAGCGTGATCCAAGCTTCGTGACGTTTAGCTTTCTCACGGGACAGCAGGGTTTCACCGAAGCCGTCTTCTACTGCGTCCAGAGCAACGTCAACTTCGTCGCCAACCTGGATTTCCAGTTCGCCGGCTGCGTTCTTGAACTGCTCTGCAGGAATTGCAGATTCAGATTTCAGGCCCGCATCAACCAGAACTACGTCTTTGTCAATTGAGACAACAACGCCACGAACGATGGAACCCGGGCGGGTTTCGATTTCTTTCAGGGATTCTTCAAATAGTTGAGCAAAAGATTCAGTCATATTGATAATCTTCAGGATTCTTCAATTTAACGTCCATCTGACTTCATGTCGGATGGGGTTGTTTCACATGCCCAGCACCGGGTCCTTGGTACAGGGTTATTAAATTCTGTCACACCGAGATATTAAATGCCCAATTTTTCACGAGCATATTTCAATGCTTTATCGATAACTTGCTCGATAGACATTTGCGTTGAGTCCAGAACCAAAGCATCTTGCGCAGGAACTAAAGGCGCAATTGCACGGTTGCGATCACGATCATCGCGCTCTTTTATCTCGGCTAAAAGGCGATCAAAGTTAACATTAAAGCCCTTCTCCTGCAACTGTAGCATACGGCGGTGAGCACGTTCTTCCGAACTTGCATCCAGGAAGATTTTTACCGGTGCATCTGGGAAAACAACGGTTCCCATGTCACGTCCGTCGGCGATCAATCCCGGCGCTTCGCGAAAACCGCGCTGACGTCGCAGCAGAGCCTCACGAACACGTGGAAAAGCCGCAACACGCGAAGCGGTATTACTCACTTCCTGAGTACGGATTTCACCGGTTACCTCTTCTCCTTCAAGGATGACCTGCATTTCTCCACTTTGCGATACAAAGCGCACATCAAGGTGAGCGGCAATCGGAACCAGCGCTTCTTCTGATTCAATATCAACTTGATGGTGTAATGCAGCCAGCGCCAGAACACGATAAATCGCGCCCGAGTCAAGCAGATGCCATTGCAAGGATTCAGCCATCGCTTTGCACAGGGTGCCTTTTCCCGCACCGCTTGGTCCATCAATAGTTATAACCGGGGCAGTCGCCGTCATTATTCTCTCCTGTTACCGCGCGTCTTTTGGCTTTTGAGCCCTAATAATGGCAAGCATTATACGCGGCCTGAGCCAGCTTAGTTACCCCTTAGCGTAGACGGCGTTAGAAATTACAGGTAAATCAGAGGATTTCTGGCGAGGCACTGCCATTTAAAGAAGGAATCCGACGCATGGAACGTCGGATTATGACTATCAGGCGTTATGACTAATCTTAGCCAACTGTTCGAAATAATCAGGGAACGTTTTAGCCGTACAACCTGGATCGAGGATGGTTACTGGTGTATCGGAGAGCGCCACCAGTGAAAAACACATTGCCATGCGGTGATCGTTATATGTACCAATGTCAGCATGTGTTAATGAGGTTGGCGGCGTGATACGGATGTAATCATGGCCCTCTTCAACTTCAGCTCCCACTTTGCGTAATTCAATCGCCATTGCGGCCAAACGGTCGGTTTCTTTTACACGCCAGTTGTAAATATTACGCAGCTGGGTTGTACCTTCTGCAAATAATGCAGCAGTAGCAATAGTCATTGCCGCATCGGGAATATGGTTCATATCCATATCAATAGCCTGCAATTTTCCAGCGGTGCAGGCAATGTAATCATCGCCCCATTCAACGTGCGCGCCCATTTTTTCCAGCACATCCGCAAAATGAATATCGCCCTGCACACTGTTACGGCCAATGCCTGTAACGCGCACCGTGCCACCTTTAATGGCTGCCGCAGCCAGGAAATAAGAAGCCGACGAGGCATCGCCTTCAACCAGATAGTCGCCTGGCGACTGGTACTGTTGTTGACCTTTAATGATGAAACGCTGGTAACCTTGGTTTTCAACATCAACCCCAAAGCTGCGCATCAGATGCAAAGTGATATCAATATAAGGCTTAGAAACCAGCTCGCCTTTAATATTGATAGAAGTATCCTGCTCGGCCAGGGGTGCCGTCATTAGCAATGCGGTTAAAAACTGGCTGGATACACTTCCGTCGACACTGACTTCACCACCCGTAAACCCACCTTGCAGATGAATTGGAGGATAATTATTGTTTTCAAGGTAGTCGATTTTTGCTCCGCCCTGACGTAAAGCATCAACCAAGTGTCCAATTGGGCGCTCTTTCATACGAGGCTCACCCGTCAATACAACATCTTGCTGGCCCAGGCAGAGTGCGGCTGCAAGCGGACGCATTGCTGTACCCGCGTTCCCTAAAAATAACTCCAGTGGTTCAGACGAGAGTAGCGGCCCTGCGTTTCCCGTGACTTCACAAACAGTACGATCATCAGAAAGAGAGTAACTCACACCCAGCGCTTTAAGCGCATTCAGCATGTGCTTGATATCATCGCTGTCGAGCAGATTAGTCAGTCGGGTAGTGCCTTTTGCCAGTGCAGCCAGTAACAATGCACGGTTCGACACGCTTTTAGAGCCAGGCAAGTTAACGGTACCGTCAACGCGTGCAATGGGTTGTAAAGTCAGGGAGTCCTGCATGTGAAACGAAATCCTCAAAAAATACGAAAACCCCGCCTGACGACGGGGTCTGGTGCCAACATTCAGGCTGGCATGTCATTGATAATCAGCCGTGGCGACGTTCAAAATCAATCATGAAATCGGTTAAGGCTTTGACACCCTCTAAAGGCATTGCATTGTAAATGGAGGCTCGCATGCCGCCTACAACACGATGGCCTTTCAGAGCATGCAAGCCAACTTTCAATGACTCATCCAGAAAGACTTTATCCAGCGATGCATCAGCTAACTGGAATGGAATATTCATGCGTGAACGGTTTTTAGTCGCGACATCATTGCGATAAAAATCACTCTTGTCGATCAGGCCATACAGCAAGTCAGCTTTAGCTTGATTGATCTTATCTATCTCACCTACGCCGCCCTTCTCTTTTAGCCATTTAAAGACCAGACCTGAAAGATACCAGGCAAAGGTTGGCGGTGTATTAAACATTGAACCATTTTCCGCTAAAACCTGGTAATCAAGAATTGACGGAACGTAAGGGTGCGCTTTGCCTAACAAGTCTTCACGCACGATGACCAAGGTCAAACCTGCAGGCCCGACATTTTTTTGGGCGCCAGCGTAAATCACACCATAGCGATTAACATCGATAGGACGAGACAGGATGGTCGAAGAAAAATCGGCGACGACGATTTTATTACCAAAATCGGGTTGCTCATCAATAGCAATACCATCAATGGTTTCGTTAGGGCAAAAATGCACATAAGCCGCATCGTCACTCAGATCCCACTCGCTCATCGGCAAAATGGCCCGTTTGCCATCGAGTGTGGTTTTCACATCAAGCGTACGTGGTGAACAATATTTTTCGGCTTCTTTAATTGCGCTATGCGCCCAGTAGCCGCCGTCAACATAATCAGCGCTGGATGCATTTCCTAAGAGATTGCCGGGTATAGCAGCGAATTGTGCGCGTGCACCGCCGTGGCAGAATAAAACTTTGTAGTTAGCGGGTATTTTCAGCAGATCACGGAAGTCCTGTTCGGCTTCTTCTGCTACCTGCATAAACTCTTTACTGCGATGACTTATCTCCATTACGGAAGTACCCAAGCCATGCCAGTTTGTCAGTTCTTGTTCTGCACGACGGAGCACTTCTGCCGGCAGCATCGCTGGGCCGGAGCTAAAATTATAAACTTGCGTCATTTCCCCTCACCACTGTCATATCGAACGATTATGAATAACGTATCGGTTTTATCACTGCCTCTCGGTGGCTGCAATCACAAATCGGGCAGCCATCACATTTTCTGAATTTGCCGCTCGGGAGGTTATGTTAGTTATACAAAGCACAACGAAATATTATGAGGCTGCTCGAGTGTCATGATTTTACGGGTGGGTTAACAAAGGGAAGTGTGAAGAATAGCCAGGAGAAATTTATAACGCCTTAATAGCGAACAAGCAGTAAAGTCCGTATCATTGCGCGCTTTACGCACACCTAAAACAGAGAGAGCGGCACCATGACGCAAACTTTTATCCCAGGCAAAGATGCCGCATTGGAAGATTCCATCACTCGCTTCCAGCAGAAACTGCAGGACCTTGGTTTTAATATTGAAGAAGCCTCTTGGCTAAATCCTGTCCCGCATGTCTGGTCTGTACATATTCGTGACCGTGATTGCCCCCTTTGCTTTACCAATGGTAAAGGTGCCAGCAAAAAAGCGGCTTTGGCTTCCGCTTTAGGTGAATATTTCGAGCGCCTCTCAACCAACTACTTTTTTGCTGACTTCTGGTTAGGACATTCCATCGCGAATGGCGATTTTGTCCATTATCCCAATGAGAAATGGTTCCCGTTACCTGTAGACGATACTCTCCCTGAAGGCATTCTTGATAATCGCCTTCGTGCTTTCTACGATCCCGACAATGCGCTGGTTGGTTCTGAACTCATCGATTTGCAGTCAGGCAACAGCGAGCGCGGTATCTGCGCCCTGCCATTTACTCGCCAGTCCGATCAAGAAACCGTCTATATCCCGATGAACATTATCGGCAATCTCTACGTTTCAAACGGGATGTCTGCTGGTAATACTGCGAATGAAGCTCGCGTTCAGGGTTTGTCAGAAGTCTTTGAGCGTTACATTAAAAATCGCATCATAGCCGAGGCGATCAGCCTGCCCGCCATTCCAGATGAAGTTATGCAGCGTTACCCAGGCGTGATTGAAGCTATCGCTCGCCTTGAAGACGAAGGTTTTCCAATTTTTGCTTATGATGCCTCGCTGGGCGGTAAATATCCGGTCATCTGTGTCGTCTTGTTCAACCCGGAAAATGGGACTTGTTTTGCCTCTTTCGGTGCTCACCCAGATTTTGGTGTTGCGCTTGAGCGTACCGTAACCGAGTTATTACAAGGCCGTAGCCTGAAAGATTTAGATGTCTTTACACCTCCAACATTCGATGATGAAGAAGTGGCAGAACATGCCAACTTAGAAACGCACTTTATTGATTCAAGTGGTTTAATTTCATGGGATATGTTCAAAGAAACAGCAGACTATCCTTTCGTTGACTGGAAATTTGACGGCACTACCGAGCAAGAGTTCGACACGTTAATGGCAATTTTCCGCAGCGAAAATCAGGAAGTCTATATTGCCGACTATGAACATTTAAGTGTTTATGCTTGCCGCATTATTGTGCCTGGCATGTCTGATATTTATCCAGCAGAA
This window harbors:
- the rpsA gene encoding 30S ribosomal protein S1, with amino-acid sequence MTESFAQLFEESLKEIETRPGSIVRGVVVSIDKDVVLVDAGLKSESAIPAEQFKNAAGELEIQVGDEVDVALDAVEDGFGETLLSREKAKRHEAWITLEKAYEEAETVTGVINGKVKGGFTVELNGIRAFLPGSLVDVRPVRDTLHLEGKELEFKVIKLDQKRNNVVVSRRAVIESENSAERDQLLENLQEGMEVKGIVKNLTDYGAFVDLGGVDGLLHITDMAWKRVKHPSEIVNVGDEITVKVLKFDRERTRVSLGLKQLGEDPWVAIAKRYPEGTKLTGRVTNLTDYGCFVEIEEGVEGLVHVSEMDWTNKNIHPSKVVNVGDVVEVMVLDIDEERRRISLGLKQCKSNPWQQFAETHNKGDRVEGKIKSITDFGIFIGLDGGIDGLVHLSDISWNATGEEAVREYKKGDEIAAVVLQVDAERERISLGVKQLAEDPFNNYITLNKKGAIVTGKVTAVDAKGATVELADGVEGYLRASEASLDRVEDATLVLNVGDDVEAKFTGVDRKNRVVSLSVRAKDQADEKEAINTVNTKQEESNFSSAMAEAFKAAKGE
- the cmk gene encoding (d)CMP kinase translates to MTATAPVITIDGPSGAGKGTLCKAMAESLQWHLLDSGAIYRVLALAALHHQVDIESEEALVPIAAHLDVRFVSQSGEMQVILEGEEVTGEIRTQEVSNTASRVAAFPRVREALLRRQRGFREAPGLIADGRDMGTVVFPDAPVKIFLDASSEERAHRRMLQLQEKGFNVNFDRLLAEIKERDDRDRNRAIAPLVPAQDALVLDSTQMSIEQVIDKALKYAREKLGI
- the ycaO gene encoding 30S ribosomal protein S12 methylthiotransferase accessory factor YcaO, with the translated sequence MTQTFIPGKDAALEDSITRFQQKLQDLGFNIEEASWLNPVPHVWSVHIRDRDCPLCFTNGKGASKKAALASALGEYFERLSTNYFFADFWLGHSIANGDFVHYPNEKWFPLPVDDTLPEGILDNRLRAFYDPDNALVGSELIDLQSGNSERGICALPFTRQSDQETVYIPMNIIGNLYVSNGMSAGNTANEARVQGLSEVFERYIKNRIIAEAISLPAIPDEVMQRYPGVIEAIARLEDEGFPIFAYDASLGGKYPVICVVLFNPENGTCFASFGAHPDFGVALERTVTELLQGRSLKDLDVFTPPTFDDEEVAEHANLETHFIDSSGLISWDMFKETADYPFVDWKFDGTTEQEFDTLMAIFRSENQEVYIADYEHLSVYACRIIVPGMSDIYPAEDLLLANNSMGAGIRETLLALPESNWNPEEYLDLIAHLDEEGFDDFTRVRELLGLATGKDNGWYTLRIGELKAMLALAGGDLDQALIWTEWTMEFNSSIFTPERANYYRCLQTLLLLAMEDERDPLQYHHAFTRMYGAKAVEAASAAISGEAPFNGLQPVDNDLKAFPAHQSLLAAYEKLQNAKRLYWQNK
- the serC gene encoding 3-phosphoserine/phosphohydroxythreonine transaminase gives rise to the protein MTQVYNFSSGPAMLPAEVLRRAEQELTNWHGLGTSVMEISHRSKEFMQVAEEAEQDFRDLLKIPANYKVLFCHGGARAQFAAIPGNLLGNASSADYVDGGYWAHSAIKEAEKYCSPRTLDVKTTLDGKRAILPMSEWDLSDDAAYVHFCPNETIDGIAIDEQPDFGNKIVVADFSSTILSRPIDVNRYGVIYAGAQKNVGPAGLTLVIVREDLLGKAHPYVPSILDYQVLAENGSMFNTPPTFAWYLSGLVFKWLKEKGGVGEIDKINQAKADLLYGLIDKSDFYRNDVATKNRSRMNIPFQLADASLDKVFLDESLKVGLHALKGHRVVGGMRASIYNAMPLEGVKALTDFMIDFERRHG
- the aroA gene encoding 3-phosphoshikimate 1-carboxyvinyltransferase, with the translated sequence MQDSLTLQPIARVDGTVNLPGSKSVSNRALLLAALAKGTTRLTNLLDSDDIKHMLNALKALGVSYSLSDDRTVCEVTGNAGPLLSSEPLELFLGNAGTAMRPLAAALCLGQQDVVLTGEPRMKERPIGHLVDALRQGGAKIDYLENNNYPPIHLQGGFTGGEVSVDGSVSSQFLTALLMTAPLAEQDTSINIKGELVSKPYIDITLHLMRSFGVDVENQGYQRFIIKGQQQYQSPGDYLVEGDASSASYFLAAAAIKGGTVRVTGIGRNSVQGDIHFADVLEKMGAHVEWGDDYIACTAGKLQAIDMDMNHIPDAAMTIATAALFAEGTTQLRNIYNWRVKETDRLAAMAIELRKVGAEVEEGHDYIRITPPTSLTHADIGTYNDHRMAMCFSLVALSDTPVTILDPGCTAKTFPDYFEQLAKISHNA